The following coding sequences lie in one Psychrobacter arenosus genomic window:
- a CDS encoding 4a-hydroxytetrahydrobiopterin dehydratase, with amino-acid sequence MSALSQASCEVCRIGAPKVTEAEAQELMQQIPDWKIIEVDDIQQLERKYKFKNFVKAMEFANQLAELAEAEGHHPGMLVEWGKVTVTWWSHSIKGLHNNDFVMAAKTDTLLAQ; translated from the coding sequence ATGTCCGCATTATCGCAAGCCAGCTGTGAAGTCTGCCGTATCGGCGCGCCAAAAGTTACTGAAGCAGAAGCGCAAGAGCTGATGCAACAAATTCCGGATTGGAAAATAATTGAAGTGGACGATATCCAACAATTAGAGCGCAAATATAAGTTTAAAAACTTTGTGAAAGCTATGGAATTTGCCAATCAACTCGCCGAACTTGCTGAAGCCGAAGGGCACCATCCTGGTATGTTGGTAGAGTGGGGCAAGGTCACAGTCACTTGGTGGTCGCACAGTATCAAAGGGTTGCACAACAATGACTTTGTAATGGCGGCAAAGAC
- the hppD gene encoding 4-hydroxyphenylpyruvate dioxygenase — protein MADLFDNPMGLQGFDFIEFVSPEPELVKELFHNLGFTHVANHRSKNVFLYRQGDINLILNCEPKSHGSYFLSEHGAGACSMGFRVKNAQQAYDLAIENGAEPVDVKTGVMELRLPAIKGIGGSLIYLIDRFQDGNSIYDIDFEYLPGVNKHPEGFGFKVIDHLTHNVYRGRMAYWADFYERIFNFREIRYFDIKGEYTGLTSKAMTAPDGKIRIPLNEESKQGGGQIEEYLMQFNGEGIQHIALLSDNLLDSIDKLKDMGIPLMTAPNETYYEMLDERLPGHGENVSELQMRGILLDGTTEGNVPRLLLQIFSETILGSPVFFEFIQRKGDYEEGFGEGNFKALFESIERDQVRRGAIGDTEAAE, from the coding sequence ATGGCAGATTTATTTGACAACCCTATGGGCCTACAAGGCTTCGATTTCATTGAGTTTGTCTCACCGGAGCCTGAGCTAGTAAAAGAGCTATTTCACAATCTTGGCTTCACGCATGTGGCCAACCATCGCTCAAAAAATGTCTTTTTATACCGTCAAGGCGACATCAACCTTATCTTAAACTGTGAGCCTAAGAGCCACGGCAGCTACTTCTTAAGTGAGCATGGTGCCGGCGCTTGTAGCATGGGTTTCCGTGTAAAAAATGCCCAACAAGCTTATGATCTCGCTATCGAAAACGGTGCTGAGCCTGTCGACGTGAAGACGGGAGTTATGGAGTTGCGTCTGCCGGCTATCAAAGGTATCGGCGGCTCATTAATCTATCTTATCGACCGCTTCCAAGATGGTAACTCTATCTACGACATCGACTTTGAATACCTACCTGGTGTGAATAAGCACCCTGAAGGCTTTGGTTTTAAAGTCATCGACCATCTGACGCATAACGTCTACCGTGGCCGCATGGCTTACTGGGCAGACTTCTACGAGCGTATCTTTAACTTCCGCGAAATCCGCTACTTCGATATCAAAGGCGAATACACCGGCCTAACCAGTAAAGCGATGACTGCTCCAGATGGCAAAATTCGTATTCCATTAAACGAAGAGTCTAAGCAGGGCGGTGGTCAGATCGAAGAGTACCTCATGCAGTTTAATGGCGAAGGTATCCAGCATATCGCATTATTAAGTGATAACTTGCTCGACAGTATCGATAAGCTAAAAGACATGGGTATTCCGTTGATGACGGCGCCGAACGAAACTTACTACGAGATGCTAGATGAGCGTCTACCAGGTCATGGCGAAAACGTCTCTGAGCTGCAGATGCGCGGTATCTTGTTAGATGGTACCACTGAAGGCAATGTGCCTCGTTTGCTGCTACAGATTTTCTCTGAAACTATCTTAGGCAGCCCAGTATTCTTCGAATTTATCCAACGTAAAGGCGATTACGAAGAAGGCTTTGGCGAAGGTAACTTTAAAGCGCTGTTCGAGTCTATCGAGCGTGACCAAGTCCGTCGTGGCGCTATCGGTGATACTGAAGCCGCTGAGTAA
- the phhA gene encoding phenylalanine 4-monooxygenase, whose amino-acid sequence MECTASTQQNSLQNLNNSKANPALTSDQLLADKQADTAHSSATKQPYISHQPDSEGIIHYSDAENAMWAALLARQAEQTPNRACSEYLQGLEKLNLSPTRIPQLRDIDEVLQATTGWQTAAVPALISFGKFFKLLADKRFPVATFIRRPEDMDYIEEPDIFHEIVGHCPLLTHPAFATFNQTYGELGLNATKQERLYLARLYWFTIEFGLMGASKDTRKIYGGGILSSPSETVYALSDEPECRAFDLIDVLRTPYRIDQIQPIYYAIDDLDTLFDIVNSDIMGAVKKAMSLGLFAPTYTKK is encoded by the coding sequence ATGGAATGCACCGCTTCTACTCAGCAAAACTCTTTGCAAAATCTCAATAATTCTAAAGCTAATCCTGCTCTTACTAGCGATCAACTGCTTGCAGATAAGCAAGCGGACACTGCCCATTCGTCAGCCACCAAGCAACCTTATATCTCTCATCAACCGGATAGCGAAGGCATCATTCATTATAGTGATGCAGAAAATGCTATGTGGGCCGCTTTATTAGCACGGCAAGCAGAGCAAACGCCCAATCGCGCTTGTAGCGAATATCTACAAGGCTTAGAGAAGTTGAACTTGTCGCCCACGCGTATCCCGCAATTACGAGATATTGATGAGGTATTACAAGCAACTACCGGTTGGCAGACCGCTGCAGTACCGGCATTAATTAGCTTTGGTAAGTTTTTTAAACTGCTAGCTGATAAGCGCTTTCCGGTCGCGACCTTTATCCGTCGCCCAGAAGATATGGACTATATCGAAGAGCCGGATATCTTTCACGAAATCGTGGGTCATTGTCCCTTGTTAACCCATCCCGCCTTTGCCACTTTTAACCAGACTTATGGCGAGCTTGGACTCAATGCGACCAAGCAAGAGCGTTTGTATTTAGCACGCCTGTATTGGTTCACTATCGAATTTGGCCTCATGGGTGCTAGCAAAGACACTCGTAAAATCTATGGGGGCGGTATTTTAAGCTCACCTTCTGAGACCGTCTATGCGCTCAGCGATGAGCCTGAATGCCGTGCGTTTGATCTCATTGATGTACTGCGTACCCCTTACCGCATTGATCAAATCCAGCCTATTTATTATGCCATTGACGATTTAGATACGCTGTTCGATATCGTGAATAGTGACATTATGGGCGCGGTGAAGAAAGCCATGAGTTTGGGCTTATTTGCACCAACTTATACCAAAAAATAG